The sequence below is a genomic window from Piliocolobus tephrosceles isolate RC106 chromosome 8, ASM277652v3, whole genome shotgun sequence.
GCCTGCCCCACTACAGATGGACCCACCTCACTACAGACCCGCCTCACTAATGCCTGCCCCACTACAGACCCGCCCCACTACAAACCCACCTCAATAATACCCGCCCCACCACGAACCCGCCCCACTACAGACCCGCCTCACTAACGCCTGCCCCACTACAGACCCTCCTCACTAACACCTGCCCCACTACAGACCAGCCTCACTAACGCCTGCCCCACTACAGATCCGCNNNNNNNNNNCCCACTACAGACCAGCCTCACTAACGCCTGCCCCACTACAGATCCGCCTCGCTAAGGCCTGCCCCACTACAGACCCGCCTCACTAATACCTGCCCCACCACGAACCCGCCTCACTACGGACCCGCCCCACTATGGACCCCCCTCACTAAGACCCGCCTCNNNNNNNNNNNNNNNNNNNNNNNNNNNNNNNNNNNNNNNNNNNNNNNNNNNNNNNNNNNNNNNNNNNNNNNNNNNNNNNNNNNNNNNNNNNNNNNNNNNNCCCGCCCCACTGCAGATCCGCCTCACCACGGACCCGCCCCACCACGGATCCGCCTCACCACGGATCCGCCTCACCACGGACCCGCCTCACCACGGACCCGCCTCACTATGGACCCGCCTCACTAAGACCTGCCTCACATGGACCCACCTCACTACGGACCCGCCTCACTACGGATCCGCCTCACTAAGACCTGCCCCACTACAGATGGACCCACCTCACTAAGACCCGCCTCACTATGAATGGACCCATCACTACAGACCTGTGGGCCCAAGTGGAACAGGCCGGTCCGGGCCCCACCTGAGGCTGCCAGGGCCGAGGAGAGGCGGATGCTGGTCCCAGGTGCCTTGGGAGCTGGCCTCAGATTCCACCCTGACCCTCTTGCCAGACCCCATGTGACACAGCCTCCAGCCTTCTGTCCCCTCGGGAGGCCCTTCAGCTCTGGTATTCAGTCAGAAATCCTAACAcaccttcctttcttttgtttatttatattctttagtTTTGTGCACACTTTGAGGAGTTGATTTAGAACAGGTTCATACTGAAAAAAGCCTCAGCTGATGTTAtctctgggggctggggagggtgtCAGGGACATTTGGTGACTGAGAGCGCGTCACTGCTACTAAGTAACTCCATTTAACACCAGCCCTGTCTCCGTGTCTCAGGCACTTCTGTGAAATGTTCTCAGAACCCTATGGTGACCGCGGCACACCCAGCAGGCCCGGCCAGCAGCCGCCGCCCTCTGCCAGGGCCCAGCCACCCCGGCTGTTGCCATTCCTTCATAGGGTTTCCTTCATTTTAATACTTGTCATTTTTCTAGAAAACAtctgtttttataaaacaaacaaggGGGAATCAAGTATTTTAACCACAAAGTATATACACTGGCTCTAGGCGTCCATCACTTCATTGACAAACTGAATGCTGAGAAAGCTGAAGGCAAGGAGGCTTTTGCGGATGTGGACCTTGAGCTGTGTGTTCAGGAGACGCACAGGCCTCGGGGAAGCTCACGCCAGATGCCAGCCACTGGGACCATGGCCTTGGCCCAAGAGTGGCATTtgtgggaaaaagaaaacttcaagaaaAACACCCCTCCTACTTCTCTTCCAGCAGCTCATCTCCTTCTGGAAGGACGCGGAGGCATTCAGGGTAACTAACTGCTCTGCGTCCACCACAGTCACGTTCTCTCTGGGAAGGCTGGGCCGCCTAGGCCAGCACCTGCTGCACCCCCATGTGGTCTGGGGAGCAGTGCCGGTCCCCACAGGGCAGCTTCTTCATCAGCCGCCGGAGCTTGCCGGGGAAACTCTGGTTCATGTAGCGGTAGAGAAGCGGTGTCACGAAGCTGCTGGAGAAGGCTAGGAGTTTAGACAAGTCCTTCACAAAGTGCAGCAGCCCCAGGTAGTGTGCGTCCACGGGCTGCCCTCGCGAGACGAGGACCGTGTGCCCCAGCAGGACCAGATAGTGTGGCGTCCAGAGCCCAAACTGCGTGCACACGGTGGCCACCAGCAGCCTGTGTGCCGAGGGCTCCAGTCGGCCCGTGTCCCGGTCCAGGGGTGTGTCCTCCCTGCGGACGCGGGAGAGTAGCACCAGCGCGTAGAGGGCAGCCAGTGCAGGCACCACATAACCGATGAACACCAGCGTGGCGTCGGCGGCTTCTGCGTTCTGCATCTTGGCACACTCCAGCGCGCGGGTGGACACGTGACTGCAGATGTAGAAGAGCAGCGAGGAAAAGCTGGTCAGCAGTGCACCGCCCCACACGAAGCCGCACACGTGCCGCGTGTTGTACACGCTGGCCATGTAGGTCCGCGGCAGTGCACGCTCGATGTAGTGGTCGAGGCTCAGCAGGGCGGTGGAGTACATGGCCACCAGTGAGGACACGTTGAAGGGGATCTGCAGTGCCACGTGGACCTCGCCACCCGCGCTCCACAATGCCCACTGGGAGCTCGGGGGCCCGAGCAGGTGCACAGGGGCCAGGGCGCTGAGCACCAGGCCCGCCACTGCCATGTTGACAAAGTACACATCTGGCATGGTCATGCTGGCCTTGCTGTGTAGGTTGGCCAGCACCAGCAGAGCGTTGTAGCACAGGCCCACTGGcacgcccaccaccaggcccagcagcGACAGCAGTGACAGCCCCAGCTGCAGGTCCTGGCAGGCAGGCAGCTCCTCCACCAGCCCTGTGCCGTTGAACCAGCCGCAGCCCCACATGTCAGTCGGCGAGGCTCGCAACCCTGCAGAAAGAAGGAACAGGTGGTCAGCTCGTGTCCCCTCCCAGGACCCTGGCTCAGAAGTGCTGCAGGTATAGGGGCGCCTTCTCGTGGCGCAGGAATAGCTGGAGACCACAGAGTGAGGCTGCCTTGGGCGCATTTCTGGGAAAATGAAGTTGAGCATTGAAAAATGGCCGCATCAGGTCCTGACCGGGGGCTGATGTGGCTGCACTCATTTCAGCAGCTGGGGCTGGGTACCAGACAGGGAGCCTGGCGTGCCCCACATGCTCAGAGCCCACTGTTTGTGGGCTGCTGCAAGGCCTGGCTGGTCATCCTGACTTGGTTGGACGGGCCCCGTGCTATATTTCCTGAAGTTTACTAGGTGCCTGTGGTGTTCGGATCCTGCCAGTGCCAGGAGGGACAGGCAATGTGGATGGTCAGCCctgcacctccctccctcccagcagcCCAGGACCCGGCACCTTGGAGTCCTTGCAGAGCCTGGGCTCCAGGGAGGGTGACCTGTGGGTCACAGCCCACAGGAGGCTCTGGGGACATGGGGATATAGCCGGTCTTGACGTCACTGAACGAGAACCTAGTGGCTGGGGCCATCCTAGAGTAAGAATTCTACCCCCACCAAAGCACAGGCATTCCTCGGGACCTGCAGCTATCTCGGGAAGCCTGATGTCCAGCATGTCATTTGGCCCTGGCTGACCTCCTGCTCTCAGAGTGGAGTAGAAAGCATCTCAGGCTAACGAGCAGACGGCATCGTTCCTATACCCAGAGGCGGGAGCAGCGCAGAGGCTGGCTATGGGAGTGGGTCCTCAACCGCCACCAGAGTCCTGCCACTGCAAGACCCACACCACACACGGGGCCACAGCAGGGTGGGAAGAGGAGGCTCGGGAGGAGGAGAGGGCAGAGGGGCCAGGGCCCAAGGCCCCCAGTGCCAGTAGCAGCGTGCGCCCCACAGCAGGCAACGTGGCCCTGGGGCTAAGCATGCAGGCAGCTGGCAGATGGGCGGGTGAGTGGATGTGGGAATTCCCATCCAGAGGCTGGCGGGCAGGACGGGAGGTGTAGGTAATTGTGCAATCCTAGTGAATGCCGCCCAGCAGCCGCAGTGAGGGTCAGGTGGTGACAGGCATGCAGAGCTAGGCCATCGCCGGGTGTGCCCAGCCACGGTGCTGCCACAGCACCCCCAGGTGCTGGGCCCCCAGCCCCTGCTTCTCACATGCTCACCTTGTCCAGCCCCTCACTAATACATCTTGACTAGAACCTCCTCGGCCGGGCAGGCGGCAATCTGGGGGATGTTGGTAGTTGGGGGTGGGCTCTGGGCTCTACTCGCCGGGCCAGCACAAGCTCCAGACAGGATGCACCTGCTCCAAGCACAGTAGTGGGGGCCATTGAGGGGGGAGGCGTCCGGGCTTCTGCGGGCTTCTCCCCTCCTGCTGTGCCAGGGTCCAGAGGATGGGGTTCTTCGGGATTGTGGTCCCTCACACCCCAGCTCCTGCCTGCGAGGCTGCATGGCTTTGGCTGTCACAGAGTGGCAGCGCATTTTGAGGACATCACCCCGCAGACTCCACTTGAGTCCCCAGGAAACACCGGCCACTGCGACTGGGTGTCAGTCAACAGCCTGGCCTGGCCTCACGGGGCGCCCAGGGCCCCCGGATCTGTCCAGGGTCTGTGGTTAGAAGATCGGAGCGGGAGGGCTGTCTCGCTGTGTGCCCTGTGTGCTGCCTCCAGCCACTGACAGGAGGGCACCCCTGGCCAGCCGCCTTTGCCTCACAGAGCTTGCCAAGGGCCGGGACCCCTCAGTGTGCTCTGTCTTTGCACCCCTTCATTCCCTAGAGATGCCTGCTGGTGGCACTGTACAGAGCCCCCCGCGTCCCCTCTCCCACCTGCGCTACACAGAGCCCCCTGTGTCCCCTCTCCTGCCTGCACTATACAGAGCCTCCCACGTCCCCTCTCCCACCTGCGCTGCACAGAGTCCATGTCCCCTCTCCTGCCTGCACTGCACAGAGCCCCCCGTGTACCCTCTTCCGCCTGCGGGCACCACAGGCTCTCACCTTTACTTTGTGGCCCGAGCCTCTTGGTGCTGTGGGCCCTGGACACTGTCAGTGAGCAGCATAGCGGGACAGAGGTGGCCACCAGAACTCTGGTGAGGACCTGCGTGCTGCACTTCTCTGCAAACCTGCAGGCTCTTATCAGCAGCACGCCTGGCCTCCTGCGCGTGCGTGTGAGGGCCCCAGGATGCGAGCACTTGTTTTCCTCTGGTAAGTTCCCCGCAGGGCCTCTGCCTCCCTTGGCAGGCGCCGCCGCCCCTCCCTCCTGCTGTTTACAGCCGGGTTCCAGAAATGAGGGGCCGTGCTTGGACGGGACCGCACTGCAAAGCGAGCACAGCTGGCCTCTTGCCCCACCTTTCTGATAGCCTGGCTCCTGGGGATGTGGCCTCTCCCTGCAGGCCCCTGTCTGCATTGCTGCAGGGCGTCCTACCAAGAGCCCAGGGGCAGGTCAGGCAGACACGTGTCCAGGTCCATGCAGCCGCTCCTGGTGTTCAGTGTGCTTTAGATGTTGGCTATGAGCCcttttttctgtgaagaaatcAATAGAAGGGTCTACTGTGGAGCGAAGGCCTGGCTGTGCTCACTCAGCCCACAGGACACAGGAGTGCTTGGAGGCACAGCGGAGGCCGAGGGCAGGCTGGGGTCGGAAGCAGAGGGGAGCACGTGCGTCTGGTGTCTCCGTGCACAGAATGGACGTGGGCATGGCCGGAGAAAAGCTGAGCCGGCCCCACACACAGAGCCTCCTGCAAGGGCTGCTCTGCTGGGCTCTCCTGCAGGTGGAACTGTGCGGGGCCAGCCTGTTGCCCACCGCACCCCTCCTTGCGGGGAGTCAGAGAGAAGCTGCCTGGACTGCTAATGCCTGCCCCGCCGTGAGGCCGAGCCAGAGGGAGGCGGCCAGCGTCTGTGAGGCTAAGAATGGCTCGATTCTTGGGAGGTGGTCACGTGAAGCAGGATCTGCTGGCATTTCCTCCCTGTGCTCACGTGCGTCCCACTCGCCGTGTCTGAGCCGGCCCTCGAGTGCGTGCTGTCACACCATCCGGGACCTGGGAATGCTGGCCTCCAGGTGGGGTTCGGGTGGAAAGTCCTCTCGTGTGCATTTTTGTTTACCAGTAGCTGACAAATACTGAAGGATTTATAAGCTTCCAAAGCTGCAGGTTGTTCTCTGTGCAGTTCACCAGGTATCAATGATGAGGATGGTTTCTGTTTCCAGTGAAGGTTACAAGCCGAACGGTACCTCTTTTCCTTCACTCTCCATCGGTTGGAAGGTGATGCGCTTTGCATGTTTGCCCCAGCATTCTCCCTGGAGTCCTCCTTTTACCAGGCATTACCTGGAGATCTTGAGAGGGAAGGCGGCTGGGGGCGGGTTGCTCTGTGGCCTCTGGGGGACATTCTAAAGCCAAGGAGGTCAGGTTTCCACCTGTGTCAGGAGCTGGGCTGAGAGGCATGGAAGGAAAGCAGGTCAGCAGAGTGTGAGGAAACCCTCTTCTTGGCCACACCTGGGTGGACAAGCCTCCATGGCCCACCTTCTCTCTGGCGGGGCTCAGGGTAGGAACAGGGGTCCCTGGGAGTTTTCTCCAGGAGCTGGTTTGAGAGTATCCTGCCTGCGGGCTGTCAGCCATGGCTCCCGGAGGAGTGAGCATGAGGtgtatggtttttttgtttgtttgtttttgagatagagtcttgctctgttgcccaggctggagtacagtggtgcgatctcggctcactgcaacttccgcctcccaggttcaatcgattctcctgcctccgcctcccgagtagctgggattacaggcatgcgccaccacgcccagctaattttatatttttagtagagacaaggtttctccatgttggccaggctggtctcaaactcccatcctcaggtgatctgcccgcctcggcctcccaaagtgctgggattacagatgtgagccaccatgcccagcaaggtGTACATTTTGAAGGCTGGGAGCCGCAGGTGGCACCCACATGACCAGAGCATGCCAGGACCCGGCGAGTCGCATGAGCCAGTGTTCCCGCCTCTCCTGGTCACAGAAGACTCGTGACGCGTGCCCGACCCTCACAGCCAGCCCAGCTCCCTGTCACTGAGCTGTTCCAGGCACATTAGCCAGGGTCCTTTCCTGCCCAAGGTTCTGGGCGCTGCCGTAGACACCCCTCCCCTGCCATCGCCACACCTGCGTCCGAGTGAGGGTGATGGCCCGGGCCCCACGTGCCTGCCTGGCCGCAGAGGGGTTCTGTGGGAGCCTGGACTGGCCCAGGTGGGTGGAGCCTTCGACTCCTTGCCTGTCTGTGGTCCCCCGCTTGCCTCTGTGCCCAGAGACTTCCTGTTCCCGGCTGCCAGGCTGTTTGGGGAAGCGGGGCATCCTGGAACTGGAGAACAATGGCCTGGCCTCTCCCCCCGCCGGGCAGGTCCGCTGTGGCGTCTTTCCCGTCAGCCACGCGCTCTGCCGACTTCCTTCAAGGGAAAGGGGAACGGGGAGCCAGGTGGTGGGAGACTTAGAGGCTGGGGGTCAGAGCCCAGATGAGCCTTGTCAGAAGTGGGCTCTTTTCCTACATGAAAGCCTGAGTTTGTTGCAGTGGCGATGAAAGATTCCAGAGGCTCCCTCCTCAGAAGGCAGGGGAGACAACAGAGAAGGGctgcctgccccccacccccgtgCTGCAGGCCCCTCCTGGGCCAGGCTCGAGGAGCAGAGCTGGCACGTGCCCTCCAGTCACCCATTTCGCTCTGAGCGCTGCCTGCCCAGTGGCAGGGTTGATATTCAGCTTCCGGGGCCCACCACTGCACCCTCAGCCAGCAGGGACCCTGTGGGCCTCTCCTCCAGGCCAGCCCCACCTTTGCATCGAGAGACCACCGGCTTCTTCCCCAGCTCCTGACCACCCTCCCAGGCCAGGCCGTCCCTGGCAACTGCTCCTTCCTGGCTCCCCTACCCCCTCCGCCAGGCCCTGCGCCCCCAGCACCTCCAAAGTCACGCTGCTGGTTTCACTTCCTACGTCCCACTGTTACCACCAGCATCTCCCCCGACACCCTCCCCCATGACTCAGTACTTGCCACCCACATGCAGGTCCCTCCCCAGGCCCATGTCGGTACCAGCACAAGCACCCCAAGGCCTCCCCCCGGGAGGCATCCAGGACTGGGCCCTTCTCAGGCGAATATTTCCAGCCGAGCTGGACGCTGCAGGTCAGCCTCACCTCTCAGGAGGGCACGCCTCGATGCAGGCGCTTGCAGGCGCTTGCTGAGAGGCTCCTCACCCACTCAGCCTGGAGCAGGCCTCAGGGTCTCTTAGGGACAGTGACAGCATCTCGAGCCAggaggggaggggctgcaggCAGCATTTTGGCTGGGAAGGTGGAAGGAGCTGGCCCTGCCTGGGCCTCAGCTGTCCAAGATGGCCCAGTTTCAAtcgttttattttctctataagaGAATTGATTAATGACACAAATGGGATTCATCTaccccttccttctgtttttatttttttgtttggagCCAGGATctccctcagtcacccaggctggagggcagtggtacagtcctagctcactgcaccctctgcctcctgggctcaagcgatactcacatctcagcctcccaagtacctgggactacaggcatgtgccactacagctggctaatgttttcatttaacattttttgagacaggatctcactgtgttgcccagactggtctcaaactcctgggttcaagtgaccctcctgcctcagtctcccaaagtgctagaattacaggtgtgagcccctgtgcctgacctgtttttgttttttaagttactCTCATAAAAAGGGCCAGCCTTGCACCTACCACCCCTCCTTCCCAATCCAGTGGTGGCTGACATGCGGGAGATACCTGACCAGTCTCGTTTGGATGGGGTGAGAGGTCTTTACAGCTTCAAGGCCGGGCCCGGGCCATGGGCTAGCAGTGGACAGGAGAGGAGGGCTTAGAAGGCCCAGTGAAAGTGGGAGGGTGTCAGAGCCCAGGGCTGGCCTCAGAGTGTACAGCCCGCCTGGGAGACATGAGCAAATGTGCTCCCCACGCTGTGCGGGAAACTGCTGCACCCCTCACGAGCTCAGAACCTCGGCCTCCCCGGCTCAGGGTCTCCCAGCACCTGCTTAAGCAGAATGGGGGGCAGAGCTGGACGCCAGGTGTACCCCAGAGGGCTGGGGCAGAAGTGACATTTCCACACAGGAATCCTGAGTAGACCGAGGTCGGGACCCAGTGTTGATGGGAGGCTGGCGCCCTGTGTTCTGGGGGCAGCAGCTTCTCTGAGTGACGGGAAGGGGCCTGGGCCTCTGCCCACACGCTGCTGGTGGGGCCTGGGAGCTGTATGAAGCCTCGGGGAAGTCCGGGTGTGCTGGTGCCCTCTGCGGCGCAGGGGTGGCCTCTGGGCCCCGTGAGCAGCCATCTGTGGGGCCGTGTACTCACGGAGGCCTCTGCTGGCCTGCGGGGTGATCTCCGCCAATCTGCCCATTTCCCTCTCTGATGGCACAGCTGCCATCTCCAGCAGGCTAGGGTGAGGCCCAACTAAGCAAGAGGCTGGGAAGGACAGGGGTGGAGTTTCTCTGAGACCCCCTGAACATCAAGCCTTCTGGGTTCCTGGTCCCACTGAGCGCCTGTGGATGTAGCTGTTTCCGGAGTGCCCCTCCTGGGTCCAGCTGTGACTCTGTGTCACCTAGGCTCACTCCTAACGCGTGCTCCTGAGGATAGAAGGCGGGGTCTTTTCTTCCAAGACTCCGTGCTGGGCTCCGACTGCGATTTCCTGGGAAGATACTTCCTAGGCTGCAGCATTCCAAGCCCAGGAAGGCTGCTGGGCCTCACTTCCTTTCAGGCTGTCCTGTGTCCATCCACCTGCA
It includes:
- the GPR146 gene encoding probable G-protein coupled receptor 146 isoform X2; this translates as MWGCGWFNGTGLVEELPACQDLQLGLSLLSLLGLVVGVPVGLCYNALLVLANLHSKASMTMPDVYFVNMAVAGLVLSALAPVHLLGPPSSQWALWSAGGEVHVALQIPFNVSSLVAMYSTALLSLDHYIERALPRTYMASVYNTRHVCGFVWGGALLTSFSSLLFYICSHVSTRALECAKMQNAEAADATLVFIGYVVPALAALYALVLLSRVRREDTPLDRDTGRLEPSAHRLLVATVCTQFGLWTPHYLVLLGHTVLVSRGQPVDAHYLGLLHFVKDLSKLLAFSSSFVTPLLYRYMNQSFPGKLRRLMKKLPCGDRHCSPDHMGVQQVLA
- the GPR146 gene encoding probable G-protein coupled receptor 146 isoform X1; translated protein: MQTGACRERPHPQEPGYQKGGARGQLCSLCSAVPSKHGPSFLEPGCKQQEGGAAAPAKGGRGPAGNLPEENKCSHPGALTRTRRRPGVLLIRACRFAEKCSTQVLTRVLVATSVPLCCSLTVSRAHSTKRLGPQSKGLRASPTDMWGCGWFNGTGLVEELPACQDLQLGLSLLSLLGLVVGVPVGLCYNALLVLANLHSKASMTMPDVYFVNMAVAGLVLSALAPVHLLGPPSSQWALWSAGGEVHVALQIPFNVSSLVAMYSTALLSLDHYIERALPRTYMASVYNTRHVCGFVWGGALLTSFSSLLFYICSHVSTRALECAKMQNAEAADATLVFIGYVVPALAALYALVLLSRVRREDTPLDRDTGRLEPSAHRLLVATVCTQFGLWTPHYLVLLGHTVLVSRGQPVDAHYLGLLHFVKDLSKLLAFSSSFVTPLLYRYMNQSFPGKLRRLMKKLPCGDRHCSPDHMGVQQVLA